Proteins encoded by one window of Sorex araneus isolate mSorAra2 chromosome 3, mSorAra2.pri, whole genome shotgun sequence:
- the LOC101537098 gene encoding olfactory receptor 151-like: MTRCNYSTVTEFILDGLTHRPELQLPLFSLFLGIYGVTVVGNLGMILLITLNSKLQSPMYFFLGNLSFLDLSYSSVVTPKLLGNFVLEKNVISYSGCMSQLFFFCVFIIGECFMLTAMAYDRYVAICNPLLYNVTMSPKMCNMLVIGVYSISTMGSLAHTVAMTRLSFCGDNVIRHFYCDIFPLLKLSCSSTHVNELLLILIAGFNVLASTPPILISYAFIFVKIFQMPSTESRSKAFGTCGSHLTTVGVFYGSAIFMYLKPSSSNMAQEKVASVFYATVIPMLNPLIYSLRNKDVKNVLRKVLGKA, from the coding sequence ATGACCAGGTGCAATTATTCCACCGTGACTGAGTTTATCCTGGATGGATTAACACACCGGCCAGAACTCCAGCTGCCTCTCTTCTCCCTGTTTCTAGGAATCTATGGTGTGACGGTAGTGGGGAACCTGGGCATGATCCTCCTGATTACTCTCAACTCCAAGCTCCAGTCTCCTATGTACTTTTTCCTTGGTAATTTGTCATTTTTAGATCTCTCTTATTCTTCAGTTGTCACCCCCAAACTCCTAGGAAACTTTGTATTGGAGAAAAATGTAATTTCCTACTCTGGCTGTATGAGCCAGctctttttcttctgtgtttttattattgGAGAGTGTTTTATGTTGACAGCAATGGCGTATGACAGGTACGTAGCTATCTGCAATCCTCTGTTGTACAATGTCACCATGTCCCCCAAAATGTGCAATATGTTGGTTATTGGGGTCTATTCCATATCTACAATGGGCTCTTTAGCCCACACAGTTGCCATGACTAGACTTTCCTTCTGTGGGGACAATGTCATCCGCCATTTCTACTGTGACATATTTCCTCTTCTCAAGCTCTCCTGCTCCAGCACCCATGTCAATGAGCTTTTGTTGATCTTAATAGCTGGATTCAATGTCCTGGCATCTACTCCTCCAATCTTAATTTCTTATGCctttatttttgtcaaaatttttCAAATGCCTTCAACTGAGAGCAGGTCTAAAGCCTTTGGTACCTGTGGTTCTCACTTGACTACAGTAGGGGTCTTTTATGGCTCTGCCATATTTATGTATCTTAAGCCATCCTCCAGCAACATGGCCCAGGAGAAGGTGGCTTCTGTGTTCTATGCCACAGTGATCCCCATGCTGAATCCCCTGATCTATAGTTTGAGAAATAAGGATGTAAAGAATGTGCTGAGGAAGGTCCTGGGGAAAGCATAA